A region of the Hyalangium gracile genome:
GACTGTGTGGCTCTTCATGGCGGCTCCTCTAGGACGCGGCAGAACCCGGGTGATAGCCGTGCGTGCGGAACGGGACGTCGAGCTCTCGGCAGACCTCGGTGACGACCTCGGGGGCGTGGTAGTAGTTGCGCAGCCGCGCAATGCGGTCGCCGTCCAGCTCCACCCGGACGACGGTGTGCACTTCCTCCCCCGACCACCAGAGCAGGAGCCATTCGCCCCGGTGTGCGCGGAGCTCGCAACGGGGAGGGGCCACGAGCTCGAATCCACCCTCGGGACAGCCGAAGAGCGTTCCCTGTAGCGAGCCGGCCCTGACTGCCTTGCTCCCGGATTCGATCTTGAAGCCCGGGTACTCCAGGATCGCCGTGTCCAGGAGGAGCGCCGTGAGACGGTCGAGGTCCCGGGCGTTGAAGGCCGCGCAGAAGGCGTCGAGGACGGCGGGCGCCACGGGAGCCAGCCTGTCCGGATCGGGCGTCACCAGCCTGGACCTTCCCCTGTGCAGGGCTGCCTTGATGGCTCCGGTCGTGGTGGTCAGCGCCTCGGCGATCTCCTCGAGCGAGAGCCCGAAGGCATCCTTGAGCACGACCGCTGCGCGTTCCTGCGGCGACAACTGGGTGAGCAGCGTTCCAGCGGCCTCACGCGTCGCGCGGGGCTCGGCGCTTGCCGCCGGTTCCGGGACCTCGGGGCCGGCGGTGAGCGGCACCTCTCCCGCTTGCCGAGCCCGGTTGAGCCACAGGTTGGAGGCAACACGAAAGAGCCACGCCCGCGGGCTTCGCGGCGGTTCCGCCATGATGGCGAGAGTCGCGAACGCCCGGGCGAGCGTCTCCTGGACCATGTCCTCGGCATCCCAGGGGCTGCGCGTCAGATGCCGGCAGTACCGGTAGAGCTCCGGGCGAAGCGGCTCATAGGTATCGAGGAAATGGCGCCAGGACGCCTTGACGGCATCGCCCAGCGGGTCAGGAAATCCCGTGCTCATGCAGGAGAGACACGCGAGAGGCGAGAAAGGATACGGGCCTGCTCGCGGCCGCCGGGGCGCAGCCCCTGGCTCCGTCAGAAGGATTCCGAGCACCGGGGGAAAAACGAAAGCCCTGGAGTTTCAGCGGAAGTCCGCGAAACTCCAGGGCTTTTGATGGTCGGGGAGACAGGATTTGAACCTGCGACCCCTTGGTCCCGAACCAAGTGCTCTACCAGGCTGAGCCACTCCCCGATATGTACGCCCTTCCGCCGGAGACAACGCTCGGGCCGGCAGAAGTGGCGGCGGATGTACCCGACCCGCCCGGCTGAGTCAACGCCTCTGGATCTCCTTTTCGTTCCCTTCTCAGCCCTTGATAGCCAGGGGTCTGGCTCACCCCACGGGTCCCTGTCTACCCGGCTGCTCCTCCTCCAACCCTTCGGAGTTCCTCGCCTTCCCTCTGGGAACAGTCCTTGCTCTGCCCTTCCGCATGCCCGAGCCCGTTGTTCTGATCTCCGACGATGAGCCCTTGCTCGTGTCCGCCCTCGCTCGCGAGGGCCGCCGATCAGGGCTGACCTGCCTCACGGACACCACCGCGGACCATGTCCTCGAGCTGGCGCGCAAGCACCACCCCGCCGTCATCATCCTGGACATCTACCAGCGGCGCGACGGCAGGGATCTCCTCGCCCAGCTCAAGCAGGACCCCGAGACGCGCGACAGCAAGGTCGTCATCCTCAGCGCCGTCGAGGACCAGCACATGCGCCACCAGTGCTTCGAGCTCGGCGCGGATGCCTACGAGGTGAAGCCCTTCAACGTCACCTTCATGCCTCGCATCGCCCGGCTCGTCGCCGACAGCACCCGCGCCGCTCCCTCCGTGGCCTGAAGCGCTGCCTCACCCCTGCTGAGACGCCGGGCGCAGCGAGCGGATGGCCTGCGCGTAGTCCTTCGCGCCAAACACATACGAGCCCGCCACCAGCACGTTGGCGCCCGCCTCCACCACCCGCTTGGACGTCTCGGCGTTGATGCCGCCGTCCACCTCGATGTCCACCTTCAGCCCGCGCGCGTCCAGCATCGCTCGCAGCCGGCGCACCTTGTCCACCGCGCCCTCGATGAAGCGCTGCCCCCCGAACCCCGGGTTCACGCTCATCACCAGCACCATCTCCACCTCCCCCAGCACCTCCTCCACCGCCGACAGCGGCGTCGACGGGTTCAGCACCACCGCGGGCCTCGCTCCCACGTTCCGGATGTGCTGCAGCGTCCGGTGCAGGTGCGGGCTCGCCTCCACGTGCACCGTCAGGATGTCCGCCCCCGCCGACGCGAACGCCTCGATGTACCTCTCCGGCTCGACGATCATCAGGTGCACGTCCAGCGGCCGGGTCGCCACCCGCTTGATCGCCTCCACCACCACCGGACCGATGGTGATGTTCGGGACGAACCGGCCATCCATGACATCCACGTGAATCCAGTCCGCTCCCGCGGCCTCCACGGCGCGGACTTCCTCCGCCAGACGACCGAAATCACAGGACAGGAGCGAGGGAGAGATGAGGACGCGGCGGCTCATGGTGAGCCCGCTTCATAGCCGCTCCGGGTTTGCAACGGTACCGGACATTCCTGGCCTCGAAGCCAATAGGACTCCCGCCCTCCGAGCAGAGAGGCAGCCAGGCAGGCTGGTCCCACACCCATCGTGCTACAACGGGGTGCGTTCCTGCCCTCTCCCACCACCTCCGGAGTCGCTCCCAGGTGCTTTTCACGTCCGACGAAACCGCTCTGACCCGACGTCTCCAGAAGCTCACGTCCATCCTGGACGTGACGAAGGCGATGAGCGCCGAGCGCGATCTCGACCTGCTGCTGCCGCTCATCATCTACGAGGCCTCCAAGGTCGTCGAAGCGGACCGCTGCTCGCTCTTCATCCTGGACCGTGAGCGCAACGAGCTGTGGAGCAAGGTCGCCCAGGGCTCCAAGAACGAGATCCGCCTCCCGGTGGGCAGCGGCATCGCCGGCCAGGTGGCCTCCACCGGCGCCACCATCAACATCCCGGACGCCTACGCGGACGACCGCTTCAACCGCTCCTTCGACATCTCCAGCGGCTACCGCACGCAGACCATCCTCTGCGTGCCCATGCGCGACGCCAACGGTGAAGTCACCGGCGTCATCCAGGCCCTCAACAAGCGCAGCGGCCGCATCTTCGACGCCGAGGACGAGGAGCTGCTGCTCGCCCTGGGCGCCCAGGCCGCCGGCGCCATCGAGAACGCCCTGCTCCACGAGGAGATCAACCGCCTGTTCGAGGGCTTCGTCTCCGCCTCCGTGGTGGCCATCGAAGCCAGGGATCCGTCCACCGCCGGCCACTCCGGCCGCGTGGCCAACCTCACCGTGGAGCTGGCCCAGGCGCTCGAGCACCTGTCCACCGGCTCCTACGCCAACACCCGCTTCTCCGCCGTGGAGATTCAAGAGCTGCGCTACGCCTCGCTGCTCCACGACTTCGGCAAGGTGGGCGTGCGCGAGCCGGTGCTCGTCAAGGCCGAGAAGCTCTACCCCCACGAGCTGGACATGCTGCGCTCCCGCTTCCAGATCGCTCGCAAGGATCTGCAGCTACAGAGCTACCGCCGCCGGCTCGGCGCCGTGAAGCTGCGCGGCGACAAGGCCCTGGCCGAGATCGACGCCGAGGAGGATGAGCGGCTGCTGGTCGAGCTCAAGCAGCTGGACGAGGTGCTCGACTTCGTCCTCACCTGCAACCGCCCCACCGTGCTGGCCCAGGGCGGCTTCGAGCGCCTCATCGAGCTGCGCAAGCTCACCTTCAACGACGCCAAGGACCAGGCCCAGCCGCTGCTGCTCGAGAATGAAATCCGCTCGCTCTCCATCGCCCGCGGGACGCTGTCCGCCGAGGAGCGCAAGGAGATCGAGAGCCACGTCGAGCACACCTACCGCTTCCTCTCGCAGATTCCCTGGACGCGCACCCTGCGCCGCGTGCCGGAGATCGCCTACGCCCACCACGAGAAGCTCGACGGCACCGGCTACCCGCGCGCCATCCCCAGCAAGACCATCCCCGCCCAGTCCAAGATGATGGCCATCTCGGACATCTACGACGCGCTCACCGCCTCCGACCGGCCCTACAAGAAGGCCGTGCCCCACCAGCTGGCGCTCGACATCCTCGGCAAGGAGGCCAAGGCCGGCCAGCTCGACAGCGAGCTGCTCACCGTCTTCATCGAGGCGGAGATCCCCCGCAAGGCCCTGGGCGCGGTGAAGTAGCGCCCCGCGTCACGGCAAGGGCTGGCGCTCTGTCGCAAGCCTTTGGCGTCCTGCCG
Encoded here:
- a CDS encoding GAF and HD-GYP domain-containing protein, whose amino-acid sequence is MLFTSDETALTRRLQKLTSILDVTKAMSAERDLDLLLPLIIYEASKVVEADRCSLFILDRERNELWSKVAQGSKNEIRLPVGSGIAGQVASTGATINIPDAYADDRFNRSFDISSGYRTQTILCVPMRDANGEVTGVIQALNKRSGRIFDAEDEELLLALGAQAAGAIENALLHEEINRLFEGFVSASVVAIEARDPSTAGHSGRVANLTVELAQALEHLSTGSYANTRFSAVEIQELRYASLLHDFGKVGVREPVLVKAEKLYPHELDMLRSRFQIARKDLQLQSYRRRLGAVKLRGDKALAEIDAEEDERLLVELKQLDEVLDFVLTCNRPTVLAQGGFERLIELRKLTFNDAKDQAQPLLLENEIRSLSIARGTLSAEERKEIESHVEHTYRFLSQIPWTRTLRRVPEIAYAHHEKLDGTGYPRAIPSKTIPAQSKMMAISDIYDALTASDRPYKKAVPHQLALDILGKEAKAGQLDSELLTVFIEAEIPRKALGAVK
- a CDS encoding sigma-70 family RNA polymerase sigma factor, which translates into the protein MSTGFPDPLGDAVKASWRHFLDTYEPLRPELYRYCRHLTRSPWDAEDMVQETLARAFATLAIMAEPPRSPRAWLFRVASNLWLNRARQAGEVPLTAGPEVPEPAASAEPRATREAAGTLLTQLSPQERAAVVLKDAFGLSLEEIAEALTTTTGAIKAALHRGRSRLVTPDPDRLAPVAPAVLDAFCAAFNARDLDRLTALLLDTAILEYPGFKIESGSKAVRAGSLQGTLFGCPEGGFELVAPPRCELRAHRGEWLLLWWSGEEVHTVVRVELDGDRIARLRNYYHAPEVVTEVCRELDVPFRTHGYHPGSAAS
- a CDS encoding response regulator, which produces MPEPVVLISDDEPLLVSALAREGRRSGLTCLTDTTADHVLELARKHHPAVIILDIYQRRDGRDLLAQLKQDPETRDSKVVILSAVEDQHMRHQCFELGADAYEVKPFNVTFMPRIARLVADSTRAAPSVA
- the rpe gene encoding ribulose-phosphate 3-epimerase translates to MSRRVLISPSLLSCDFGRLAEEVRAVEAAGADWIHVDVMDGRFVPNITIGPVVVEAIKRVATRPLDVHLMIVEPERYIEAFASAGADILTVHVEASPHLHRTLQHIRNVGARPAVVLNPSTPLSAVEEVLGEVEMVLVMSVNPGFGGQRFIEGAVDKVRRLRAMLDARGLKVDIEVDGGINAETSKRVVEAGANVLVAGSYVFGAKDYAQAIRSLRPASQQG